TGAGGGATGGTGGGAATACCTTGCACTCATGTTTAATCAATTCATGCTGCGCACTCAAGGTAGATGACATAATCCTAGTTTTCTGTTTGGTCCTATTCCCAATTTTCTTCCTCTGCATGCCATACAATGAGGATTTCATTTGTGTGCTGATACtccttttagtttattttcctCCATTTATTAATTGGAAGCCCCTTGTATTGGTTGTGGGGCTTGGTAAGGTTGATATGGAGGAAATTTTACTCTCCTTTTCTAtatatctctatttttatttttttttagaagaatgaCTATAAGTAGCTAGATGAGATGCTCATGGATTTGGTTCTGTTTGACTTTTACTATTATTGACTATAAGTAGCTAGATGAGTAGCTACAAGTGAGTTATTGAGCAAAGCCAGCTGCCAGTTTTTggtttgatttcttttcttaGGATTGGATTTTCTCATGTATACATATATAGCCAAAGTCTGTTACTGTTGCTAATTCTGCCTCTTCCTGTCTCAATCACTGTTCTGAAAACTGGTCAGACCAGAACACTGGTTTACAACGGGTTAATGGAAAATGCttaatataatgttattttgatttgttttccataaaaacatgaaaaatgaaCCTAAAGTTATTATGGTTAATGAGCATTGTTGTGTATTGTTGAAACTTAGATTTTGGTTTGAACTTTTGTGTGTACTTTGAATATTAAGAATCTATAgcattatgttttatttttagttttataaatttatattatgttttcatattattttatgcattattgaattactattattttattaatgccAGTTCGACCATGGCTGAACATTGAACCCTGGATCAGTGCCTTGATTAGTTCAATGACTGGTCCgtttttaaaaacattggtcTCGATGGTTTCCTTCCTATATTCTCATATCGTTTTCTCTTATTCTCTTCTGATTGAATTgtcaatttaataattaatacatgcTTTAGCTTATAATGTTTATTATGACAGGCTAAATGAAACTCAGCTTGAGCTGTCTGCACTAGAGTTTTTGTTTCCCTACATCTCTTTGCTGTATGCTTTGTAAGTTTTGATTGCAACTTTGTTTATTAGTTCTGAAAACTTGATGCAAGTTCTTGATGAGGATGCAGGTATATTGAATTTTATGATGCGATGTCAGTGCCAATGGCTATTGCTCTCTCTGGCCAACTTCTTCTTGGGCAACCTGTAATGGTGAAACCTTCTGAAGCTGAAAAGAACCTTGTTCAATCTAATGCTTCTGGTGGAGCGGCCGGTGTAGCTGGGCCCTATGGAGCTGTGGACAGAAAATTGTATGTGGGAAATCTTCACTTCAACATGACTGAGAGTCAGCTGCGGGAGGTATTTTACTTTTGTTGCTGTCTTATTGGCTGTTGTGTTGTGGATGGAGAGTTTCGGCATAAGGCATATTTCTTTTTTGGTCTTTGCTACATTTATTAGGAATACAAATGCACATGATTTTATTGAATACCATTAACTTTACAAAATTCATATCTCCCTAGAAACATTCAATTAAGTTTCTCTTATCTGGATCTAGTATATTGGTAGGTTATCACCAATTTGAATCTTATTGGTAGATTATCATCATTTGATATACTTTGTTTTTCGTGTTTTAGATTTTTGAACCATTTGGTCCGGTTGAGGTTGTCCAACTGCCTCTTGATTTGGAAACAGGACACTGCAAGGGTTTTGGGTTTGTTCAAGTTCGTTTCtaactcttaacttttagtAATTTTGATTCAGGTAGCATTGTTATCTAATTATTTGCATTCATTGGACAGTTTACTCATCTAGAACATGCCAAGGCTGCTCAGAGTTTAAATGGAAAATTGGAGATTGCTGGCAGGACTATCAAGGTAGAAATATGTGttgttcattttgtttttcacttgtttgttttcaattttgttgaTGATAATTCTCAGTTCTTTTGTTTGTGACTGACTGATattgagcatcaaattcagGTTTCATGTGTAACAGATCATGTTGCAAGCCAAGATGCAACTGCAAAATCTGCAGACTTGGATGACGATGAAGGTGGATTGGTAAGTTTGCTTctgttatataaaatattcaaaaactgGCGATGTgccatttaaaattttaaatctatacCTCATCATGCAATATTGCAAATTTACTAGAGTTGTTTGTGCTTCAAAGAAAAAGGCCCTTTTTTCTGTTAAAagatatgtttaaaaaaattatagtcatCAATGCAAACTCttcaaaaaatttgtttttttttcccctcAGGTGTTAAAATGTTATCTTCTAAGCAAAAGCTCTAAAAATGTTGTATCATAGAATCACTTTTTTCCTTGCTTAATCTGGACATAGTTTAGAAGCAGGTGCTGTCAGGTTTCCTTCTTCTCAAATTAGATTAAGATTGATTTCTTTTCTGCATTTTCACTCTGTTTTTGCACTcaaacaatttttctttctagTCGGGGACAGGTCTGAGGGTGTTTAGGAAGCTTCTCTGTTCCTACatctttgttgttgtttccCCCTGGTATACTAACAATGTTATTTATTCATAATGAAGACCTTGCTTATGAGCTGTGCTTTGCTATGCAGACTTTAAATGCTCACTCAAGAGCATTGCTTATGCAGAGGCTGGCTGGCGCAGACCCTGCAAGGTATGTCGTTAATAATATTGCTCATTTTTGTAAATCTGTTCATTATCTTCACAGTTTTCTACTTTGCAGCATAGGTTTGCCTGTTGTGAATGGCTCAGTTCCTGCTCAGCAGGCTATCAGCTTGCCTATTGGTGCACCAGTTCTACCAACGCTAGTCATGCCTAATCCAGTGGTAGAACCTGTAGGAAACCCCAGCGAGTGTTTACTTTTAAAGAATATGTTTGATCCGAGCACTGAGGTCTGTGGTTATCTAATTATATACTTCCACCATGTGATTTTTCATTTAACAAAGTACTGATGGCAAACATTGCAATGCAGACGGAACCAGATTTTGATATAGACATTAAAGAGGACGTAGAGGAAGAGTGTTCTAAATATGGCCGAGTGAAGCATATTTTTGTTGACAAGTAAGCTCATGAATGTGCAACACACTTCAATAATCATGAAAAATTTTACTGCgtgcttttacttttttttaaaaaaaaaagaaaaaattccaCATTACATGTGAGTTACAATTCATTAATTGGTTTCACACATACAGAAAAAGTGCAGGTTTTGTGTATTTGCGGTTTGATACAGTGGAAGCAGCAAGTGCTGCTCAACATGCAATGCACTTGAGATGGTTTGCACGCAGGTTAATTTCTGCTGTCTTCATGGTAATCTTTTTATTCATGAGTTCCACCTTTCATGCCTTTGGACTTGAAAATgtgatttataataataaataataaattaggtgtttgatcttttttttgtttttaatttttttttttttaatgatatttgcCAAAATCTTGAGAACAAGATGACATTTCTGTACAGAAGGATTAATAAAtgatttgcattaaaaaaatactaatgtaTCCCAGTCCCCAGAGGCTCCTTGCTATGCGGAAGGGGAGGagtcttacccttgcatatgcaaaaagACTGATTCCAGAtttgaacccatgaccaaccAGACACCAAGGACAGAAAGAGATCCATAAATAGGAATTTTCATATACTTTTCATCAGATGCATGAAATAGTCGGAGttgaacttatttattttacttgagAGGTATTTCTTTTCTAggattatattatctttttcaGATGTCTAATTAGGTGTCCTCTTATTCAAATACCATCCTACTGGTTATCCTTGTGCATTAACATATTTCAGTTCAGACCCTTGGGCTACGCCACGTGAGGCTTAGTATCAGCAGGTTTTTCAGTCGTCTCTCCTGCAATGTTTGGGATGTTATAACGCTCTATGGTTGTGTatatttctgaaatttttttccGCGGGTTAGAATATAAGAATTCCTGTAGTCTTATTGGGTAAGAGTATTTATATCATCATATCCGATAATCACATTACCATGATATCATGTGTGGCCTGAATGTCGTCTCTGTTCTCTCTTCCCTTTttctgccccccccccccccccccctttagATTTATAGTTCCTAATGTTATATAATGaaacttttctttatttatttcaagAGATTGTTTGTTTTGCAGCAACCAGAGTTGTACGAAGCCAAGTTTAAAGGGGAAGTTTGAAGTTCATACATGCCTCGAGGCTCCTGAAGATACAATATGCATTATTTTGTGGTCTTAGTTTTCATCCATTAAGTTCTAGTTTTTAGGATTCATGAATTGTATTAGATGTATGATTACAGAAATGATAATGTCCTGATGTTGGCGATATTTATGATCAGTTTTTGGGCTTTTTATGGAACTTCAATTATTTTCCTACGAAAACAATGTgaaagtttctattttttatacgATAAAGCCATAATGACACCTAAAGTCGCCCGTGACCCGTGTATGATTTCAGTGGATGCCCTCCTTCCCTAGTTCGTACTTTTGAACCTAGACCCCAAGAAATATAATACTACTAGTACTGTCAATAATGTTAACATAtaagggtaaaaaaaaattaacagtgGGCCCAAGCAATAAAATGTTGACGTAAAGCACATAGTTTTAAAATGGAATATGCTCCTCTAAAGTGCATGCAAGCACTTTGGAGAGTAAAGTGCACTAGCCCTAAATTATAATGAATAGTTTTGAGATTAATACATTGAGATTAAAACTGTCTCATcagacttttatttttttaaaaataaattattaaaaaagaaacaaatttgtTCTCACACCCTGAACCCCCTAGTCCAAATCATCCTCCACTAAACTTCAACCCATTGTCGTTGCCTCCGTAGTCAGGTTCTCTCCACCTCACATAGGTCCAGAATTATCATTAATCATACATCTTGATTGATCGGTAAAATTTGATCATCCGCGTGAACAGAATAATAAGATTTGACATTCATCATAACAAACAAGCTATAAGCTGTTGATGATACAAAAAATTTCGACAGATTCAAacagcaaaaagaaaaag
This genomic interval from Glycine max cultivar Williams 82 chromosome 5, Glycine_max_v4.0, whole genome shotgun sequence contains the following:
- the LOC100818613 gene encoding RNA-binding protein 39 isoform X2 — translated: MDFDEYEYLEKTVEEDIDKDSSKKKKDITDKSERSYRKPRDVDDDLDADDRKSKRSRGDDENGGSKKDRDRDRERDRDRERSSGRHRSERERDGERKDRDKDRERRDKDKDKDRDRDRDRRDRDRDGDREKERERRDKDKEREGEKEARERSTRSRSRSERDRDRERDFEMRDGRRFRVKKEASEPEADPERDQRTVFAYQMPLKATERDVYEFFSKAGKVRDVRLIMDRNSRRSKGVGYIEFYDAMSVPMAIALSGQLLLGQPVMVKPSEAEKNLVQSNASGGAAGVAGPYGAVDRKLYVGNLHFNMTESQLREIFEPFGPVEVVQLPLDLETGHCKGFGFVQFTHLEHAKAAQSLNGKLEIAGRTIKVSCVTDHVASQDATAKSADLDDDEGGLTLNAHSRALLMQRLAGADPASIGLPVVNGSVPAQQAISLPIGAPVLPTLVMPNPVVEPVGNPSECLLLKNMFDPSTETEPDFDIDIKEDVEEECSKYGRVKHIFVDKKSAGFVYLRFDTVEAASAAQHAMHLRWFARRLISAVFMQPELYEAKFKGEV
- the LOC100818613 gene encoding RNA-binding protein 39 isoform X1 — its product is MDFDEYEYLEKTVEEDIDKDSSKKKKDITDKSERSYRKPRDVDDDLDADDRKSKRSRGDDENGGSKKDRDRDRERDRDRERSSGRHRSERERDGERKDRDKDRERRDKDKDKDRDRDRDRRDRDRDGDREKERERRDKDKEREGEKEARERSTRSRSRSERDRDRERDFEMRDGRRFRVKKEASEPEADPERDQRTVFAYQMPLKATERDVYEFFSKAGKVRDVRLIMDRNSRRSKGVGYIEFYDAMSVPMAIALSGQLLLGQPVMVKPSEAEKNLVQSNASGGAAGVAGPYGAVDRKLYVGNLHFNMTESQLREIFEPFGPVEVVQLPLDLETGHCKGFGFVQFTHLEHAKAAQSLNGKLEIAGRTIKVSCVTDHVASQDATAKSADLDDDEGGLTLNAHSRALLMQRLAGADPARYVVNNIAHFCKSVHYLHSFLLCSIGLPVVNGSVPAQQAISLPIGAPVLPTLVMPNPVVEPVGNPSECLLLKNMFDPSTETEPDFDIDIKEDVEEECSKYGRVKHIFVDKKSAGFVYLRFDTVEAASAAQHAMHLRWFARRLISAVFMQPELYEAKFKGEV